In one Methanobrevibacter arboriphilus genomic region, the following are encoded:
- the rnc gene encoding ribonuclease III, producing MKILDKFNIIPNNPKLFNMAFMHKSYGVKHNISYDYERLEFLGDAVLSMIVSEYLYKKYKNIGEGNLTKLRSNYVCETALANYSHELGLTNMIKLELDDNKVSINEIFSISADVFESLLGAIYLDQGIEKTREFLSQTVFPAIDEEIIFFSDFKSKIKEYGDANELNVEYKLIEEYGAPHDKTFVIGILVDDEEIGIGTGKSKKEAEQIAAQKAIEKLGI from the coding sequence ATGAAGATACTTGATAAATTTAATATAATTCCAAACAATCCTAAACTTTTTAATATGGCTTTTATGCATAAATCTTATGGTGTAAAACATAATATTAGCTATGACTATGAAAGATTAGAGTTTTTAGGGGATGCTGTACTTAGTATGATTGTTTCAGAGTACTTATATAAAAAATATAAAAACATTGGAGAGGGAAATTTAACTAAATTAAGGTCTAATTATGTTTGTGAAACTGCATTAGCTAACTATTCTCATGAATTAGGCCTAACAAATATGATAAAATTAGAACTTGATGATAATAAAGTTAGTATAAATGAAATTTTTTCAATTAGTGCAGATGTTTTTGAATCTCTTCTTGGTGCAATTTACTTAGATCAGGGTATAGAAAAAACTAGAGAATTTCTTTCACAAACTGTTTTCCCTGCTATTGATGAAGAAATAATATTTTTCAGTGATTTTAAATCTAAAATTAAAGAGTATGGCGATGCTAACGAGCTTAATGTGGAATATAAACTAATCGAAGAATATGGTGCGCCTCATGATAAAACTTTTGTTATAGGAATATTGGTTGATGATGAGGAAATCGGAATAGGAACTGGTAAAAGTAAGAAAGAAGCTGAGCAAATTGCTGCACAAAAAGCTATTGAAAAATTAGGAATTTAA
- the nifU gene encoding Fe-S cluster assembly scaffold protein NifU → MYSEKVMDHFTNPRNVGEIENPDGEGTVGNPTCGDMMTIYIKVKDDKIDDIKFKTFGCGAAIATSSMITELAKGKTVDEAYAISRDDVADSLDGLPKVKMHCSNLAADALQKAIEDYRSKNN, encoded by the coding sequence ATGTACTCAGAAAAGGTTATGGATCATTTTACTAATCCTAGGAATGTAGGGGAAATTGAAAATCCTGATGGAGAAGGAACTGTAGGAAACCCTACTTGTGGAGATATGATGACTATTTATATTAAAGTAAAAGATGATAAAATTGATGATATAAAATTTAAAACATTTGGTTGTGGTGCAGCTATAGCTACAAGTAGTATGATAACTGAATTAGCTAAAGGAAAAACAGTTGATGAAGCATATGCTATTAGTAGAGATGATGTAGCTGATTCTCTTGATGGTCTTCCAAAAGTTAAAATGCATTGTTCTAATCTAGCTGCAGATGCTCTCCAAAAAGCTATTGAAGACTATAGATCCAAAAACAATTAA
- the nifS gene encoding cysteine desulfurase NifS has product MYMDHSATAPVRKEVFEVMEPYFTKSFGNASTFYSLGREAKAGMEEARENVAKLIGANNDEIIFTSGGTESDNIAIQGIAYKLNNAGKGNHIITSAIEHPAVMETCSALEKKGFEVTYLPVYEEGIVKVEDLKSAIKEETILITIMHANNEIGTIQPIAEIGKIAKENNIKFHSDAVQSVGKIPVDVNELNVDLLSISSHKIYGPKGVGALYIRKRTRLEPILYGGGQEKDLSPGTENVAGIVGLGEACRLAKEELDENIPYITNLRNKLIDGILNSVEKSYINGNIEKRLPGNINFRFTGIEGESLVLMLDAKGIDGSTGSACSSKKLTASHVLKAIGLEDVDSHGSLRLTIGPENTEEEVDTVIKEIPPIVEKLRSMSSIWEKEESLLKDNTKRCDI; this is encoded by the coding sequence ATATATATGGATCATTCAGCCACAGCACCTGTGAGAAAAGAAGTATTTGAAGTTATGGAACCCTATTTTACAAAATCTTTTGGAAATGCATCTACGTTCTATTCTCTTGGAAGAGAAGCAAAAGCAGGAATGGAAGAAGCTAGAGAAAATGTAGCTAAATTAATTGGTGCAAATAATGATGAAATAATATTTACAAGTGGTGGAACTGAATCTGACAATATTGCTATCCAAGGAATTGCTTATAAACTAAATAATGCTGGGAAAGGAAACCATATTATAACCTCAGCTATCGAACATCCTGCAGTAATGGAAACCTGTTCTGCACTTGAAAAAAAAGGATTTGAAGTTACTTATCTTCCAGTTTATGAAGAAGGAATTGTTAAAGTAGAAGATTTAAAATCAGCAATAAAGGAAGAAACTATACTAATAACAATCATGCATGCTAACAATGAAATTGGAACAATTCAACCTATAGCAGAAATTGGAAAAATAGCTAAAGAAAACAATATTAAATTCCACAGTGATGCAGTTCAAAGTGTTGGAAAAATCCCAGTTGATGTAAATGAATTAAACGTTGATTTATTATCTATATCATCACACAAAATATATGGACCAAAAGGAGTTGGAGCATTATATATAAGGAAAAGAACTAGATTAGAACCTATCTTATATGGAGGAGGTCAAGAAAAAGATTTATCTCCAGGTACTGAAAATGTTGCAGGAATCGTTGGTTTAGGTGAAGCTTGTAGACTAGCAAAAGAAGAATTAGATGAAAATATTCCTTATATAACAAATCTTAGAAATAAGCTAATTGATGGAATATTAAATTCTGTTGAAAAGTCTTATATAAACGGAAATATTGAAAAAAGGCTTCCAGGAAATATAAATTTCAGATTCACAGGAATTGAAGGCGAATCATTAGTACTTATGCTTGATGCGAAAGGAATTGATGGTTCAACTGGGTCCGCATGTTCATCTAAGAAACTTACTGCTTCCCATGTTTTAAAAGCTATAGGTTTAGAAGATGTTGATTCACACGGGTCTTTAAGATTAACAATTGGTCCTGAAAATACAGAAGAAGAAGTTGATACTGTTATTAAAGAAATACCTCCAATTGTTGAAAAACTTAGAAGTATGTCTTCAATCTGGGAGAAAGAAGAGTCTTTATTGAAAGATAATACAAAAAGATGTGATATCTGA
- the cysK gene encoding cysteine synthase A: MTSKKIANNVSELVGNTPLLKINNQDPDLKAELVGKLESFNPLSSVKDRISVGMIDKAEEEGLIDKDTVLIEPTSGNTGIGLAFVAASRGYRLILTMPDTMSIERRKLLAIFGAEIVLTPGANGMNGAIAKTDELLEEIDNSFSVRQFSNPVNVETHYNTTAEEIWNDTDGNVDIVVGGVGTGGTVTGVGKKLKESDKNPDVKIVAVEPASSPVLSGENPGPHKIQGIGAGFVPDIYQSELIDEIIQVKDEDASKTMLSLAAKEGILVGISSGAAAYAGIQLAKKEENKGKRIVVILPDTGERYLSMDWVFEDIYKEYSDVL, from the coding sequence ATGACTAGTAAAAAAATTGCAAACAATGTATCTGAATTAGTAGGAAATACACCATTATTAAAAATAAATAATCAAGACCCTGATTTAAAAGCAGAGCTAGTAGGTAAATTAGAGTCTTTTAATCCACTTAGCAGTGTAAAAGATAGAATTTCTGTTGGAATGATTGACAAAGCTGAAGAAGAAGGTTTAATAGATAAAGACACAGTACTTATCGAACCAACCAGTGGAAATACTGGTATTGGACTTGCTTTTGTTGCAGCTAGTAGAGGTTATAGACTTATTTTAACTATGCCCGATACAATGTCAATTGAAAGAAGAAAGTTGTTAGCTATCTTTGGAGCAGAAATTGTATTGACCCCTGGAGCAAATGGAATGAATGGTGCAATAGCAAAAACTGATGAATTGTTAGAAGAGATTGATAATAGTTTCTCAGTTCGTCAATTTTCAAATCCAGTGAATGTTGAAACACACTATAATACTACAGCTGAAGAAATCTGGAATGATACTGATGGAAATGTTGATATTGTTGTAGGTGGTGTAGGTACTGGAGGTACAGTAACTGGAGTAGGTAAAAAATTAAAAGAAAGTGATAAAAATCCTGATGTTAAAATCGTTGCAGTTGAACCTGCATCTTCACCAGTACTATCTGGAGAAAATCCAGGACCTCATAAAATACAAGGAATAGGAGCAGGATTTGTACCTGACATATATCAAAGTGAGTTAATTGATGAAATTATTCAAGTAAAAGATGAAGATGCTTCAAAAACCATGTTAAGCTTAGCTGCAAAAGAAGGAATTCTTGTAGGAATCTCATCAGGAGCTGCAGCATATGCAGGGATTCAATTAGCTAAAAAAGAGGAGAATAAAGGAAAAAGAATAGTAGTAATATTACCTGATACTGGTGAAAGATATCTTTCAATGGATTGGGTATTTGAAGATATTTATAAAGAATATTCTGATGTATTATAA
- the cysS gene encoding cysteine--tRNA ligase yields MLIYNTMKREKEFFGKKKYNKNINLFVCGPTVYDDAHIGHGRTYIAFDMIKSYLEFIGYSVFYIENITDIDDKIIMRAKENNTDPADLAIYYEKRFKEDMKKLNADSVNLYPRATYHMNEIFNQIQVLIDKGFAYETETGVYFETSKFKDFGKLSNRDLEKLDSHRINVDSTKKDPKDFALWKKTNENPYYESKWGNGRPGWHIEDTAITEKYFGPQYDIHGGGLDLIFPHHDAEIAQMEAISGKEPLVKYWMHTGFLNVDGVKMSKSLGNFITIRDLLEKWDPMAYRLFVLSTHYRSPIDFSSKSLEQASKNLDRLNKTIESLKDTSIKLEEFSSIEIINETNEIESKNSKNTLDNNLDKNRLDKDNLNKNKLDKNNLNKVNLAKEEFLKNMDDDFNTPKALATILSFTKTINSNIKIINEKEANELGIDDYKFIQESLSLLKDFNSVFRLDLFDKKEEVEEDKSSELLEIIINTREKLRESKNYQLSDEIRDKLNEIGINIED; encoded by the coding sequence ATGTTAATATATAATACAATGAAGCGGGAAAAAGAGTTCTTTGGAAAAAAAAAATATAACAAAAACATTAATCTCTTTGTTTGTGGCCCCACAGTTTATGATGATGCTCATATAGGGCATGGTCGAACATATATAGCCTTTGATATGATAAAATCCTATTTAGAATTTATTGGATACTCAGTATTTTATATAGAAAATATTACTGACATTGATGATAAAATTATCATGCGAGCTAAAGAGAATAATACTGACCCTGCAGATTTAGCTATATATTACGAAAAAAGGTTTAAAGAAGATATGAAAAAGCTTAATGCTGATTCTGTAAATCTTTATCCTAGAGCTACATATCATATGAATGAGATTTTCAATCAAATTCAAGTATTAATTGATAAAGGATTTGCTTATGAAACTGAAACTGGAGTTTATTTCGAAACTTCAAAATTTAAAGATTTTGGGAAACTTTCTAACAGAGATTTAGAAAAGCTTGATTCTCATAGAATAAATGTTGATTCAACAAAAAAAGATCCTAAAGACTTTGCTTTATGGAAAAAAACCAATGAAAATCCATACTATGAATCCAAATGGGGAAATGGTAGGCCTGGTTGGCATATTGAAGATACTGCAATAACTGAAAAATACTTTGGTCCTCAATATGATATTCATGGTGGAGGTCTTGATTTAATATTCCCACATCATGATGCAGAAATAGCACAGATGGAAGCAATTTCTGGAAAAGAACCACTAGTAAAATATTGGATGCATACAGGATTCTTAAATGTTGATGGTGTTAAGATGTCAAAATCCCTTGGAAACTTTATAACAATTAGAGATTTACTTGAAAAATGGGATCCTATGGCATATAGACTTTTCGTACTATCAACCCACTATAGAAGTCCTATTGATTTTTCTTCAAAATCATTAGAACAAGCCTCAAAAAATCTTGATAGATTAAATAAAACAATAGAGAGCTTAAAAGACACTTCAATAAAATTAGAAGAATTTTCTTCCATTGAAATTATCAATGAAACAAATGAAATAGAGTCTAAAAATTCTAAGAATACTTTAGATAATAACTTAGATAAAAATAGATTAGATAAAGATAATTTAAATAAAAATAAATTAGATAAAAATAATTTAAATAAAGTTAATTTAGCTAAAGAAGAATTTTTAAAAAATATGGATGATGATTTTAACACTCCAAAAGCATTAGCTACAATTTTAAGCTTTACAAAAACTATCAATAGCAATATTAAAATAATAAATGAGAAAGAAGCTAACGAACTTGGTATAGATGATTATAAATTTATTCAAGAATCTTTATCTCTTTTGAAAGATTTTAATTCTGTATTTAGGCTTGATTTATTTGATAAAAAAGAGGAAGTTGAAGAAGATAAATCTTCTGAGTTATTAGAAATTATAATAAACACTAGAGAAAAATTAAGAGAATCTAAAAATTATCAATTATCTGATGAAATCAGAGATAAATTAAATGAAATAGGAATTAATATCGAAGATTGA
- a CDS encoding iron chaperone, translating to MGENSVDTIDEYISNYPENIQKILEKIRKTIKEVAPEATEKISWGIPTFYLNKNLVHFAAYKKHIGFYPNPSGIENFKDDLSKYKTSKGTVQFQYDEPIPYDLIRKIVEFRVQENKQKK from the coding sequence ATGGGAGAAAATAGTGTTGATACTATTGATGAATATATATCAAATTATCCCGAAAATATTCAGAAAATCTTAGAAAAAATTAGAAAAACAATAAAAGAAGTTGCACCTGAGGCTACTGAAAAAATAAGTTGGGGAATACCTACTTTTTACTTAAACAAAAATTTAGTTCATTTTGCAGCCTATAAAAAACATATTGGATTTTATCCAAACCCAAGTGGAATTGAAAACTTTAAAGATGATCTTTCAAAATACAAAACATCTAAAGGCACTGTCCAATTCCAGTATGATGAACCTATACCATATGATTTAATAAGAAAAATTGTTGAATTTAGAGTTCAAGAAAACAAACAAAAGAAATAA
- a CDS encoding beta strand repeat-containing protein: MKNKIMKSVLFNKFFVSFVLVLVFLFLFSVSSVSADEYYFSSGNITNSSLQGVIDNSTPDEVIINLDDGEYSMGQINITRNATIVGNSSGNVKINGSGTLFNITASNVKLINLTITGYTSAIVGNSSDLTVTGNNITTSGVSINISSSGGNLSNILIEDNVIVSSVSNSDYGAVFVNGNGMAISFVSFINNSIRGNGYSNSNGVRINSKGLRNLTFDGNNITGTSRGVLLSASSSNNTNITFANNNITGTTYGVYLGATSSNNTNIIFANNNITGTSGNGVYLYVIISNNTNITFANNNITGTSRDVELYAFSSNNTNISFANNNMTGASGVALSVGSSNNTNITFANNNITGTSGNGVYLIAYSSNNTNMSFANNNITGTSGYGVCLYDYSAVNTNMSFANNNITGTTHGVYLYASSNNNTNITFANNNITGVRYGVSVYSDNINVGGVLFLNNTINATSGNGFIFFNNGAAINVTDFIIRGNNIFANNTGLNFNGLKNGSLVNVTVEYNRILSPVGVNITSFNDNSSFNYNWWGVNDITGKTLGVDTVNHFILNVTNLTSLDSVKFGDDVSFAFLVLNTSMNNSGVEYLPYFVVNGTYNGVNFTVNNLSNFTDNWTVSKVGDNANVFAATLDSQNVGFTFNVKADTNSTISVDDVHVGTIAVISGQLDNYAGNGSDLLNVTVDGNLYENVVINSTGGWNLTYLTNRTGNITVTVNYSGNDNYTSFTNTSSFSVLKNSTNSTILVPDDVHIGDTGVITGQLANFTGIGSVNVTVDGKIYNNVAVDSTGGNWTVSHLTNHTGNYNVIVNYTGSDAANFTGFINSTSFEVTKLASNSSIVIPVDIKVNETVLISGFLSDENNNPISDAIISVIVGGESFNVTTDSDGGWGLNYTPEHSGVFNLSLFYQGDSRYDGFVENKAFNVSKLATNSSVNIPSNVKVGKSITVSGVLTSGGKPLANTSVLVIVDGKTYKVTTNNIGVWKLSYTPKKAGKSTMKVSFAGNNDYLGFNVSKTFDVIGKVKIRIVKISKLVKVGKYRGFNLYSKVYTIKNVGSALGSKDYVKYFKNWYLEKLSKTSKIVKYQFSTKSRVLKVQVKNLGVGKQVKIKILVTYKKRQ, translated from the coding sequence ATGAAAAATAAAATTATGAAAAGTGTTTTGTTTAATAAGTTTTTTGTTTCGTTTGTTTTGGTACTAGTTTTTTTATTTTTGTTTAGTGTGTCTAGTGTTAGTGCAGATGAGTATTATTTTAGTAGTGGTAATATTACAAATAGTAGTTTGCAGGGTGTTATTGATAATAGTACTCCTGATGAGGTGATTATTAATCTTGATGATGGTGAGTATTCTATGGGTCAGATTAATATTACTCGTAATGCTACTATAGTAGGTAATAGTAGTGGTAATGTTAAGATCAATGGGTCTGGTACTTTGTTTAATATCACTGCATCCAATGTTAAACTTATTAATTTAACTATCACTGGTTATACTAGTGCTATTGTTGGTAATAGTAGTGATTTAACGGTTACTGGTAATAATATTACTACTAGTGGTGTTAGTATTAATATTAGTAGTTCTGGTGGTAATTTATCGAATATATTGATTGAGGATAATGTTATTGTTTCTTCTGTTAGTAATAGTGATTATGGTGCTGTTTTTGTTAATGGTAATGGTATGGCTATTTCTTTTGTTTCTTTTATTAATAATAGTATACGTGGTAATGGTTATAGTAATTCTAATGGTGTTCGTATTAATTCTAAGGGTTTACGTAATTTGACTTTTGATGGAAACAACATCACAGGAACATCACGAGGTGTTTTGCTGTCTGCATCCAGCAGCAACAACACCAATATAACCTTCGCCAACAACAACATCACAGGAACAACGTATGGTGTTTATCTGGGTGCAACCAGCAGTAACAATACCAACATAATCTTCGCCAATAACAATATCACAGGAACATCAGGCAATGGTGTTTATCTGTATGTAATCATCAGCAACAACACCAATATAACCTTCGCCAACAACAACATCACAGGAACATCACGAGATGTTGAGCTGTATGCATTCAGCAGTAACAATACCAATATATCATTTGCCAATAACAATATGACAGGAGCCTCTGGTGTTGCTCTGTCTGTAGGCAGCAGCAACAACACCAATATAACCTTCGCCAATAACAATATCACAGGAACATCAGGCAATGGTGTTTATCTGATTGCATACAGCAGTAACAATACCAATATGTCCTTTGCCAATAACAATATCACAGGAACATCAGGCTATGGTGTTTGTCTGTATGACTATTCAGCAGTAAATACCAATATGTCCTTTGCCAATAACAATATCACAGGAACAACGCATGGTGTTTATCTGTATGCATCCAGCAACAACAACACCAATATAACCTTCGCCAACAACAACATCACTGGAGTGCGTTATGGTGTGTCTGTTTATTCTGATAATATTAATGTTGGTGGTGTTTTGTTTTTGAATAATACTATAAATGCTACTAGTGGTAATGGTTTTATTTTTTTTAATAATGGTGCTGCTATTAATGTGACTGATTTTATTATCAGGGGTAATAATATCTTTGCTAATAATACTGGTTTGAATTTCAATGGTCTTAAAAATGGTTCATTGGTTAATGTTACTGTTGAGTATAATCGTATATTGTCTCCTGTTGGAGTGAATATTACTAGCTTTAATGACAATAGTAGTTTTAATTATAATTGGTGGGGTGTTAATGACATAACTGGCAAAACTTTAGGTGTTGATACTGTTAATCATTTTATTTTGAATGTTACTAATCTTACTAGTTTGGATAGTGTTAAATTTGGTGATGATGTTAGTTTTGCGTTTTTAGTACTGAACACTAGTATGAATAATAGTGGTGTTGAGTATTTGCCTTATTTTGTGGTGAATGGTACTTATAATGGGGTGAATTTCACTGTTAATAATCTTAGTAATTTTACTGATAATTGGACTGTGTCTAAAGTTGGAGATAATGCGAATGTTTTTGCTGCGACTTTGGATAGTCAGAATGTGGGTTTTACATTTAATGTAAAGGCTGATACTAATTCTACTATTAGTGTAGATGATGTTCATGTTGGTACTATTGCTGTTATTAGTGGTCAGTTGGATAATTATGCTGGTAATGGTTCTGATTTGTTGAATGTTACTGTTGATGGTAACCTTTATGAAAATGTTGTTATTAATAGTACTGGTGGTTGGAATTTAACTTATTTGACTAATCGTACAGGAAACATCACAGTAACTGTTAATTATTCTGGTAATGATAATTACACATCATTTACTAATACTAGTAGTTTTTCTGTGTTGAAGAATAGTACTAACAGTACTATATTGGTTCCAGATGATGTTCATATTGGTGATACTGGGGTTATTACTGGTCAGTTAGCTAATTTCACTGGTATCGGTAGTGTTAATGTTACTGTAGATGGCAAAATTTACAATAATGTTGCTGTGGATTCTACTGGTGGTAATTGGACTGTGAGTCATTTAACTAATCATACAGGAAATTATAATGTTATTGTTAATTATACTGGATCTGATGCTGCTAATTTTACTGGTTTTATTAATAGTACAAGTTTTGAAGTTACTAAGTTAGCTAGTAATTCTAGTATTGTTATTCCTGTAGATATTAAGGTCAATGAAACAGTTTTAATTTCTGGTTTTTTATCTGATGAGAATAATAATCCAATATCTGATGCTATTATTAGTGTTATTGTTGGTGGTGAGTCTTTTAATGTAACTACTGATTCTGATGGTGGTTGGGGTTTAAATTATACTCCTGAACATTCTGGTGTCTTTAATTTATCTCTCTTTTATCAGGGTGATAGTCGGTATGATGGTTTTGTTGAAAATAAGGCTTTTAATGTTAGTAAGTTAGCTACTAATTCTAGTGTTAATATTCCAAGTAATGTTAAAGTAGGAAAATCGATTACTGTTTCTGGTGTTTTGACTAGTGGTGGTAAACCATTGGCTAATACTAGTGTTCTTGTTATTGTTGATGGTAAAACTTATAAAGTTACTACTAATAATATTGGTGTTTGGAAACTTTCCTATACTCCGAAAAAGGCTGGAAAATCTACTATGAAGGTTTCTTTTGCTGGTAATAATGATTATCTTGGTTTTAATGTTAGTAAAACTTTTGATGTTATTGGGAAAGTTAAGATTAGGATTGTTAAGATTTCTAAGCTTGTTAAAGTAGGGAAGTATAGAGGTTTTAATCTTTATAGTAAAGTTTACAC